In a genomic window of Oncorhynchus keta strain PuntledgeMale-10-30-2019 chromosome 28, Oket_V2, whole genome shotgun sequence:
- the LOC118361259 gene encoding TBC1 domain family member 25-like isoform X1, with product MTTEEERGVVRVKVKKWEGMLPVELRSFAVDPQITSLEVLQHILIRAFELNGKRNFGISYLSQDRGGVEVYLSLLSDWDLEAAFVSAAKPYLQLKMDMNLSEDSPVMEDWDIISPKDVIGSDQLPGDRRSLAAAALPFTQSLLSQMMGRTLSRVQQALSWSYGEEVKPFKPPLSDAEFHSYLNGQGQLSRPEELRLRIYHGGVEPSLRKVVWRYLLNVYPDGLTGQERMDYMKGKTREYDQLKGEWSARASPEDLEFIRGNVLKDVLRTDRAHPYYAGSEDSPHLTALTDLLTTFAITHPQVSYCQGMSDIASPILAVMDNEAHAFICFCGIMKRLEGNFRPDGHFMSVKFQHLKLLLQYSDPEFYCYLVSRGADDLFFCYRWLLLELKREFAFDDALRMLEVTWSSLPPDPPETEVELLGPPLETDQTIVTCESGVEKRPAITGDDGNEGELKEKQRRRHMLRPSREADGGRKIKMEDREMEDRGARSEGEGNFDMPDVGKEKAHNNMPVPSFEKQTSFGEFKYYSARNKDCFDFEQTDPPVGPVEMEAASHPWERAPLIKDINKSSSPDKEARSSPNGQIASPVSSFPPGLPNWKNVSSLSPGSTPSPSSWRGASPDTPSPKFTSPILPNGRMAVPNGTGANSPATPTGRSLVSSPLLSRALLSSPILSFGRALPSLPVGPVNKSFSSNLQSPCSRAFSTAPHTPNSTKPENTTIKPCSLPPPQEFGKGNPFMLFLCLSILLEHRDHIIKNGFDYNELAMHFDRLVRRHNLGRVLQRAKALFADYLQSEVWDSEEGDEVSSDSPTTVTAALYSPPPSATRLLFSPLSSPQPSSPNSTYNLADTIPSPSPVSLSPSS from the exons ATGACAACTGAGGAGGAGAGGGGCGTAGTGCGTGTCAAAGTCAAG AAGTGGGAGGGGATGCTGCCAGTGGAGCTCCGCTCGTTTGCTGTGGATCCTCAGATAACATCACTAGAGGTGCTACAGCACATCCTCATCCGAGCCTTTGAGTTAAATGG CAAACGCAATTTTGGCATAAGTTACCTGTCCCAGGACCGTGGAGGTGTGgaagtctatctctctctcctttctgactgGGATTTAGAAGCTGCTTTTGTCAGTGCAGCTAAACCTTATCTACAGCTCAAGATGGACATGAATCTCTCCGAAGACA GTCCCGTTATGGAAGACTGGGACATAATAAGCCCCAAAGATGTGATTGGTTCTGACCAGCTTCCTGGGGATAGGAGGTCGTTGGCTGCTGCCGCCCTTCCCTTCACACAGTCCCTGCTCTCACAG aTGATGGGTCGAACGCTGTCTAGAGTACAGCAGGCCTTGAGCTGGTCGTATGGGGAGGAGGTGAAGCCTTTCAAGCCCCCTCTGAGCGATGCCGAGTTCCACAGTTACCTCAACGGCCAGGGGCAGCTGTCCCGGCCAGAGGAACTGAGGCTACGTATCTATCACGGTGGGGTGGAGCCCTCTCTACGCAAG GTTGTCTGGCGATACCTCCTGAACGTGTACCCCGATGGGCTGACCGGTCAGGAGAGAATGGACTACATGAAGGGCAAGACTAGGGAGTATGACCAACTGAAGGGGGAGTGGTCAGCGAGGGCCAGTCCAGAGGACCTGGAGTTCATCAGGGGCAATGTACTGAAGGACGTCCTCAGGACCGACCGGGCCCATCCCTATTACGCTGGCTCCGAGGACAGCCCCCACCTCACTGCTCTCACCGACCTGCTCACCACCTTTGCCATTACACATCCACAG GTGTCGTACTGCCAAGGCATGAGTGATATTGCTTCTCCGATACTTGCCGTCATGGACAATGAGGCACATGCATTCATCTGTTTCTGTGGCATCATGAAACGCCTAGAGGGAAACTTCCGTCCGGATGGCCATTTCATGTCCGTCAAGTTCCAGCATCTGAAGCTGCTACTGCAGTACTCAGACCCCGAGTTCTACTGTTATTTGGTGTCCCGTGGAGCTGATGACCTCTTCTTCTGTTACCGCTGGCTGCTCTTGGAACTCAAACGGGAGTTTGCCTTCGACGATGCCCTGAGGATGCTGGAGGTCACCTGGAGCTCCCTGCCCCCTGACCCTCCCGAAACAGAAGTGGAGCTTCTTGGGCCTCCGCTAGAAACAGACCAAACCATAGTGACATGTGAGAGTGGTGTTGAAAAGAGGCCCGCCATTACAGGGGATGATGGAAATGAAGGGGAGCTGAAAGAGAAGCAGCGGAGACGACACATGTTGAGGCCCTCAAGAGAGGCAGATGGGGGGAGAAAGATCAaaatggaggatagagagatggaggacagaggagccagaAGCGAAGGTGAGGGGAACTTTGACATGCCTGACGTGGGAAAGGAGAAGGCTCACAACAACATGCCTGTTCCTTCCTTCGAGAAGCAGACCAGCTTTGGCGAGTTCAAATACTACAGTGCACGGAACAAAGACTGCTTTGATTTCGAGCAGACAGACCCACCAGTGGGTCCTGTTGAGATGGAAGCCGCCTCACACCCATGGGAGAGGGCGCCTCTTATAAAGGACATTAACAAGTCTTCCAGCCCAGATAAAGAGGCGAGAAGCTCCCCAAATGGACAAATAGCCTCTCCGGTCTCCTCGTTTCCTCCTGGTCTGCCAAACTGGAAAAacgtttcctctctgtctccaggctCCACTCCCTCCCCCTCAAGTTGGAGAGGTGCCTCCCCAGACACCCCGTCACCAAAGTTCACCTCTCCCATTTTACCCAACGGAAGGATGGCGGTGCCGAATGGAACCGGAGCCAACTCACCCGCTACCCCCACAGGGAGGTCCTTAGTTTCCTCTCCGCTGTTGTCTCGAGCGTTGCTCTCCTCGCCAATTTTGTCCTTTGGAAGAGCTCTTCCTTCGCTGCCCGTTGGACCGGTGAACAAGTCCTTTTCTAGTAACCTTCAATCTCCTTGCAGCAGAGCTTTCAGCACTGCGCCTCACACTCCAAATTCAACCAAACCAGAGAATACCACCATCAAACCTTGTTCCCTGCCACCTCCTCAAGAGTTTGGCAAAGGAAATCCTTTCATGTTGTTCCTGTGCCTGTCGATCCTGCTGGAGCATCGGGACCACATTATAAAGAACGGCTTTGATTACAACGAGCTGGCTATGCACTTTGACCGCCTTGTTCGGCGACACAATCTGGGCAGGGTGCTGCAGCGCGCCAAGGCCTTGTTTGCAGACTACCTGCAGAGTGAGGTATGGGACTCAGAGGAAGGGGATGAGGTCAGCTCGGATTCGCCCACCACAGTCACTGCTGCTCTGTATTCCCCGCCCCCTTCTGCCACCAGGCTTCTTTTTAGCCCTTTGTCATCCCCACAACCATCCTCCCCAAACTCCACCTATAACCTGGCTGACACCATACCTTCCCcgtcacctgtctccctctcgccATCCTCTTGA
- the LOC118361259 gene encoding TBC1 domain family member 25-like isoform X2: MLPVELRSFAVDPQITSLEVLQHILIRAFELNGKRNFGISYLSQDRGGVEVYLSLLSDWDLEAAFVSAAKPYLQLKMDMNLSEDSPVMEDWDIISPKDVIGSDQLPGDRRSLAAAALPFTQSLLSQMMGRTLSRVQQALSWSYGEEVKPFKPPLSDAEFHSYLNGQGQLSRPEELRLRIYHGGVEPSLRKVVWRYLLNVYPDGLTGQERMDYMKGKTREYDQLKGEWSARASPEDLEFIRGNVLKDVLRTDRAHPYYAGSEDSPHLTALTDLLTTFAITHPQVSYCQGMSDIASPILAVMDNEAHAFICFCGIMKRLEGNFRPDGHFMSVKFQHLKLLLQYSDPEFYCYLVSRGADDLFFCYRWLLLELKREFAFDDALRMLEVTWSSLPPDPPETEVELLGPPLETDQTIVTCESGVEKRPAITGDDGNEGELKEKQRRRHMLRPSREADGGRKIKMEDREMEDRGARSEGEGNFDMPDVGKEKAHNNMPVPSFEKQTSFGEFKYYSARNKDCFDFEQTDPPVGPVEMEAASHPWERAPLIKDINKSSSPDKEARSSPNGQIASPVSSFPPGLPNWKNVSSLSPGSTPSPSSWRGASPDTPSPKFTSPILPNGRMAVPNGTGANSPATPTGRSLVSSPLLSRALLSSPILSFGRALPSLPVGPVNKSFSSNLQSPCSRAFSTAPHTPNSTKPENTTIKPCSLPPPQEFGKGNPFMLFLCLSILLEHRDHIIKNGFDYNELAMHFDRLVRRHNLGRVLQRAKALFADYLQSEVWDSEEGDEVSSDSPTTVTAALYSPPPSATRLLFSPLSSPQPSSPNSTYNLADTIPSPSPVSLSPSS, translated from the exons ATGCTGCCAGTGGAGCTCCGCTCGTTTGCTGTGGATCCTCAGATAACATCACTAGAGGTGCTACAGCACATCCTCATCCGAGCCTTTGAGTTAAATGG CAAACGCAATTTTGGCATAAGTTACCTGTCCCAGGACCGTGGAGGTGTGgaagtctatctctctctcctttctgactgGGATTTAGAAGCTGCTTTTGTCAGTGCAGCTAAACCTTATCTACAGCTCAAGATGGACATGAATCTCTCCGAAGACA GTCCCGTTATGGAAGACTGGGACATAATAAGCCCCAAAGATGTGATTGGTTCTGACCAGCTTCCTGGGGATAGGAGGTCGTTGGCTGCTGCCGCCCTTCCCTTCACACAGTCCCTGCTCTCACAG aTGATGGGTCGAACGCTGTCTAGAGTACAGCAGGCCTTGAGCTGGTCGTATGGGGAGGAGGTGAAGCCTTTCAAGCCCCCTCTGAGCGATGCCGAGTTCCACAGTTACCTCAACGGCCAGGGGCAGCTGTCCCGGCCAGAGGAACTGAGGCTACGTATCTATCACGGTGGGGTGGAGCCCTCTCTACGCAAG GTTGTCTGGCGATACCTCCTGAACGTGTACCCCGATGGGCTGACCGGTCAGGAGAGAATGGACTACATGAAGGGCAAGACTAGGGAGTATGACCAACTGAAGGGGGAGTGGTCAGCGAGGGCCAGTCCAGAGGACCTGGAGTTCATCAGGGGCAATGTACTGAAGGACGTCCTCAGGACCGACCGGGCCCATCCCTATTACGCTGGCTCCGAGGACAGCCCCCACCTCACTGCTCTCACCGACCTGCTCACCACCTTTGCCATTACACATCCACAG GTGTCGTACTGCCAAGGCATGAGTGATATTGCTTCTCCGATACTTGCCGTCATGGACAATGAGGCACATGCATTCATCTGTTTCTGTGGCATCATGAAACGCCTAGAGGGAAACTTCCGTCCGGATGGCCATTTCATGTCCGTCAAGTTCCAGCATCTGAAGCTGCTACTGCAGTACTCAGACCCCGAGTTCTACTGTTATTTGGTGTCCCGTGGAGCTGATGACCTCTTCTTCTGTTACCGCTGGCTGCTCTTGGAACTCAAACGGGAGTTTGCCTTCGACGATGCCCTGAGGATGCTGGAGGTCACCTGGAGCTCCCTGCCCCCTGACCCTCCCGAAACAGAAGTGGAGCTTCTTGGGCCTCCGCTAGAAACAGACCAAACCATAGTGACATGTGAGAGTGGTGTTGAAAAGAGGCCCGCCATTACAGGGGATGATGGAAATGAAGGGGAGCTGAAAGAGAAGCAGCGGAGACGACACATGTTGAGGCCCTCAAGAGAGGCAGATGGGGGGAGAAAGATCAaaatggaggatagagagatggaggacagaggagccagaAGCGAAGGTGAGGGGAACTTTGACATGCCTGACGTGGGAAAGGAGAAGGCTCACAACAACATGCCTGTTCCTTCCTTCGAGAAGCAGACCAGCTTTGGCGAGTTCAAATACTACAGTGCACGGAACAAAGACTGCTTTGATTTCGAGCAGACAGACCCACCAGTGGGTCCTGTTGAGATGGAAGCCGCCTCACACCCATGGGAGAGGGCGCCTCTTATAAAGGACATTAACAAGTCTTCCAGCCCAGATAAAGAGGCGAGAAGCTCCCCAAATGGACAAATAGCCTCTCCGGTCTCCTCGTTTCCTCCTGGTCTGCCAAACTGGAAAAacgtttcctctctgtctccaggctCCACTCCCTCCCCCTCAAGTTGGAGAGGTGCCTCCCCAGACACCCCGTCACCAAAGTTCACCTCTCCCATTTTACCCAACGGAAGGATGGCGGTGCCGAATGGAACCGGAGCCAACTCACCCGCTACCCCCACAGGGAGGTCCTTAGTTTCCTCTCCGCTGTTGTCTCGAGCGTTGCTCTCCTCGCCAATTTTGTCCTTTGGAAGAGCTCTTCCTTCGCTGCCCGTTGGACCGGTGAACAAGTCCTTTTCTAGTAACCTTCAATCTCCTTGCAGCAGAGCTTTCAGCACTGCGCCTCACACTCCAAATTCAACCAAACCAGAGAATACCACCATCAAACCTTGTTCCCTGCCACCTCCTCAAGAGTTTGGCAAAGGAAATCCTTTCATGTTGTTCCTGTGCCTGTCGATCCTGCTGGAGCATCGGGACCACATTATAAAGAACGGCTTTGATTACAACGAGCTGGCTATGCACTTTGACCGCCTTGTTCGGCGACACAATCTGGGCAGGGTGCTGCAGCGCGCCAAGGCCTTGTTTGCAGACTACCTGCAGAGTGAGGTATGGGACTCAGAGGAAGGGGATGAGGTCAGCTCGGATTCGCCCACCACAGTCACTGCTGCTCTGTATTCCCCGCCCCCTTCTGCCACCAGGCTTCTTTTTAGCCCTTTGTCATCCCCACAACCATCCTCCCCAAACTCCACCTATAACCTGGCTGACACCATACCTTCCCcgtcacctgtctccctctcgccATCCTCTTGA